Within Kaistia algarum, the genomic segment GCGACACCGCGTCTGGCGACAGGCGCGGTTTTTTGCTTCTGCCGCTTAAATGCCACGATTGGTTCGGAAGCTTCGTTCAACGGGTCGATTTGCGTCGAGAGTGTGTCACACCGGTTCGTCAGGTTTGTCGATCACGGTAAATGCTGGTTAACTCTATTGGCGCAAACTGCTTGTCACGGGGGAGCCCATTCCAGGGCAAGGACGCAGAAGCAAGTTGACTAGTCACATGAATTCAAAACAGCGCGGTCGCGGCTGGTTCAGCCGCCAAGGCGTTGGCCTGAAGGTGGCGTTGGCCTCGGCTCTCTTCGCCGGCTCGGTCTTCATTTCCTCCATCTCGCCCGAAGCGAACGCCGCCGCCGGCGACCGGGCACTGACTCTCCTGTACGTCCATACCAACGAGCAGGCGACCATCGTCTTCAAGCGCAATGGCCGCTACGATCCCGCCGCGCTGAAGCAGCTGAATCATTTGCTGCGCGACTGGCGCAAGGATCAGTCTACCAACATGGATCCCCGCCTGTTCGACCTCATCTGGGAGGTTTACAGGCAGAGCGGATCGCGCCAGCCGATCCACGTCGTTTGCGGTTTCCGCTCGCCGGCCACCAACGCCATGCTCCGCTCGCGCTCTCGCGGCGTTGCCCAGCACAGCCAGCACATGCTCGGCAAGGCGATGGATTTCTTCATTCCCGACGTACCGCTTGCCAAATTGCGCGCCATCGGTTTGCGCATGCAGGTGGGCGGCGTCGGCTTCTATCCGACGTCCGGCTCGCCCTTCGTCCATATGGACACCGGTTCCGTTCGTCACTGGCCGAAGATGACCCGCGAGCAGCTCGTTCGCGTGTTCCCGGACGGCAAGACGCTCCATGTTCCGTCCGATGGGCGGCCCCTGCCCGGTTATGAGCAGGCTCTGGCTGAGTACAAGGCCCGCAAGTCCGGCGGCGGCGAGATCATGATGGCCAGCGCCTCTCCGGCGAAAGGCAAGTCGTGGCTCAGCAAGCTGGTCGGCGGCGGCTCTGATGAGGCTGAAGACAGCCTCGATGGCGTGCCGGATGTGAAGGCCGCCGACGCGGCGGCCATCGCTGCCGATACGGATGCGCCGGTGGCGAAGTCGGCCCCGAAGCCGGCTGAAGCCACGCCGGAGCCCGAGACCGTTGTCGCCGAGGCCGATATTCCGCTGCCGCGCCCCTCGCCGATCCAGCGTGGCGCCGACGACACGGCCGATGCCGTATCCGCGGAGACTGTCGTCGCCGAAGCTGTTCTGCCGCCGATCCCGCGGTCCTCGCCGATCGCGCGTCCGCTGGTCGCGATGGCGAGCGCCTCGGGCGACACGGCGAAGCGTGATCTTGTTGCTTTCGCCGGACCTGCGGCACCGAAGACAGCCGCGGATGCGATCGCCGATGCCGTTGGCAGCCGCAATGCTGATGGCGGACCGCTCATGGCCTATGCGCCGGTCGATACATCGACGCCGCATATCGACGCGTCGAGCGGCGCACTCGTCGCCGGTCGCGCCGCCGGCCTGCGTGGCTCGGTCACACGGACGAACGGCGTCGCGCAGGCTCGCCTCGTGCCGGTCGGCTACAGCATGGCGACGCTTCAGCTCGTCATGCGCTCGGGTTCGATACGCCAGGCGGACGGTGCCGAACTCGTCATGCCGCAGCCCTTCGCGCTCCCAGAGTTCTTTGCCGCAGCCGACGAGCCGACACGCTCCTATTTCGGCCGCGTCGCCTACAACACCAAGTTCCGCCCCGATCGTTCCGCGAGCGCCGCGACACCGAACGGCAATATGAAGGTCGCGTCGAACTGATCTTCGTCCTTACGCTGCCAAGCATAGGACTATCGTAGAAAAGCCAGGGCCGCTGTGACATCCATCACAGCGGCCCTGGCTTTTTCTATACGGGCATCTGGCCAGAACGACGCGCTTTGGCGTCAGACCATGCCGAGCGCCGCCTTGTAGAGATCGAGGATGGCGTCCTGCTCCTCGCGTTCCGATGCATCCTGCTTGCGCAGGCGAATGATCGTCCGCAGGACCTTGGTATCGAAGCCGTTGCCCTTGGCCTCGCCATAGACGTCCTTGATGTCGTCGGCGATCGCCTTCTTCTCTTCCTCGAGCCGCTCGATGCGCTCGACGATGGATTTAAGCTGGCTGGCGGCGATCCCCTGAACGTCGTCGTTGGACATGTCGCGTGGACTCCTCAAAGCTTTAAAAGGCAGGGGTGGGTGATTGCCCGTTTCCGGACGGACGGTCAAGCGCCGAAGCGGCCGATATTATCCGTGCCGGGGTGGGGAGGCCGCAAAGGCGGCCAGAGCCTCGGGCGAAGCCGCCGTCTGATGGCGCCGCTGCCATTCGGCATAGGGCATGCCGTAGATGAGTTCGCGCGCTTCGTCCTTGCCGATATCGATGCCCTTCGCTTCCGCCGCATCGCGATACCAGTTCGCGAGACAGTTTCGGCAGAAGCCGGCGAGATTCATGAGATCGATGTTCTGCACATCGGATCGCTCGGCCAGATGCCCCAGCAACCGGCGGAAGGCAGCCGCCTCAAGTTCGGTGCGCAGGCTCTCGTCATCCGGGATCGTCATGTGTCCGTTCCGTTTCCGTCCGGCGGGTTGCGTGCTCTCTAGACGAACCCGCTCCAATTCTGTTCGAGAGCTCTGCTAGCCCCGTCGCGCGACGGGCCCGGTCGACGAGCCGAAGAAATCGATGCCGTGCGGCGACGAGCCGAGATCGAGCGGCGCCAGTACGGCGGCGATGCGGTCGACCCATTCGCGCACGCCGGCGAGGTCGGCGATGAGATCCTGTCGCACTTCCAGCAGCGCATGAGAGAGCCCTCTCTCCGTCGCATGACGGTAGAGCGTGTCGCCCTTCAGGGCGCCATGATAGGGCTCGTTGTCTCCCACGACGAGATCGCCTTGGGAGGCCAGCCCTTCAATGAGCGCGCGCGCCAGCCGCGGATCCTGATCCCACAGGATCCCCGCATGCCAGGGCCGCGGCGTGCCCCGCCAGATGGGCGTGAAGCTGTGGATCGACAGGATCGCCGGAACGTGCCCGCTCGCCAGCGACCGATCGACCAAATGCCCGATCGCCTCGTCATAGGGCTGGTAAAATTCTTCGATCCGCCGTCGACGCTCGGCAGCGTTGATCCGCGCATTGCCGGGGATCACAGCACCGTCTGAAAGCCGCATGACCAGCGTCGGATCATCCTGGCCGCGATTGGGATCGATGAGCAGCCTCGAGAACCGCGACAGGACAGCCGGGACGCCGAAGCGCTCGGCAAGACCTCGCGTCAGCGCCGCCGCGCCGATATCATAGGCGATGTGCCGCTCAAGCTCGTCGGGCGGCAGACCGAGCGAGCCATAGGCTGCGGGAAGCCGGTTGGTGGCATGGTCGCAGAGCAGGATGAGGCCACCGGCTTCGTCTCCGGGAAGCACTTCATAGGCGTCGTGAACACCAGCCTTGGCGGATGAAGGATCGTGCATGCCCCCAAGATAATGGGACCTTTCCCCGTCCGCCATGAAATTCCTGCCACGCCCAAATTCACGAATGACAGGAAACGTCGTCACAACCCGTCATGCCGGGTCGAAGCAGAGGCGAAGCCATGATCCCGCCTCCTTTCTTGCGAACATCACCATTATGCGAAGCACCACCCCTCCCCCCGCCTCACCCGTCAGCCCCATGCCGAAGGCACGACCTCAAATCCCATCGGATCGGACGTTGACAGGCGGAAATGCCAAAGCCCATAAAGCACTCGTCTGCCTCAACCGATTGACGATCGTCTCAATGCGACCGACCAAGCTACGAACCGGGCCTTCCCTGGCCCTCGCGCTGTCGGTTGTCTTTGCGGTGATTGTATTCTTCGGTTCGGGATCGGCCTTTGCCGATCTTCGTCTCTGCAACCGGACGCCGAACCGTGTCGGCGTCTCGATCGGCTATAAGGACAAGAAGATCTGGACAACAGAGGGATGGTGGAACATCCCCGTCAACAGCTGCGAAACGCTTGTGAGTGGCACGCTCGTATCGCGATACTATTACATCTATGCCGTCGATTACGACCATGGCGGCGAATGGAGCGGCAAGTACGTGATGTGCACGAAAGACAAGATGTTCACTATTCAGGGCACGGAGGATTGCGTGGCTCGCGGCTTTAACCGCTCCGGCTTCTTCGAAGTCGACACGGGCGAACAGACAACCTGGACGATCCAGCTCAACGAACCGAGCCAGCAGGGAGCGAACACCCAATGAGACGGTCGCGAAAAGTCAAGATTCTCGCGACCCTTGGGCCGGCCTCCTCGGACAAGGCAACGATCGCGGCGCTGTTTAAGGCGGGCGCGGACGTCTTCCGCATCAATATGAGCCATACCGCGCATGAAAAATTGCGCGAATTGGTGTCGATCATTCGCGAGGTCAGCAAGGAGGTCGGTCGCCCGATCGGCATCCTGGCCGATCTTCAGGGGCCGAAGCTCCGCCTCGGCACCTTCGCCGAAAAGGCCGTCGAGATCACGGTCGGCCAGACCTTCACGCTCGATTCCGATCCGACGCCGGGCACCACCGGCCGGGTCTTCCTGCCGCATCCTGAAATTCTCGAAGCGCTCGAGCCGGGGCATCGCCTGCTGATCGACGATGGCAAGGTGCGCCTGCGCGTCGTTTCCACCGATGGCAAGTCGGCGCTGACCACGGTCGAGATCGGCACCAAGCTCTCCGACCGCAAGGGCGTCTCCGTGCCGGATTCGACCATCCGCACCGGCGCGCTCACCGAGAAGGATCGTGCCGATCTCGACGCGGCCCTGGAGGCCAAGGTCGACTGGATCGCGCTTTCCTTCGTGCAGCGCCCGGACGACGTCGCCGAAGTGCGCAAGATCGCGGCCGGGCGCGCCGGCATCATGTCGAAGATCGAGAAGCCGCAGGCCGTGCAGCGCCTGGCGGAGATCATCGAGATATCCGACGCGCTCATGGTGGCCCGCGGTGATCTCGGCGTCGAGATGCCGCTGGAGCAGGTTCCCGGTATCCAGAAGCAAATCACCCGCGCCTGCCGGCGGGCCGGCAAGCCGGTGGTCGTCGCTACCCAGATGCTGGAATCCATGATCACGGCGCCGGTTCCGACCAGAGCCGAAGTCTCGGACGTCGCCACGGCCGTGTATGAGGGAGCCGACGCCGTCATGCTGTCGGCTGAATCGGCGGCTGGCGCCTTTCCGATCGAGGCCGTCGAGACGATGGACCGCATCGCCACCGAGGTTGAGCGCGACGTCAATCACCGCAACATCATGCATGCGCAACGCACCGAGCCGGAAGCGACCGGCGCCGATGCGATCTCGGCCGCAGCGCGGCAGATTGCCGAGACGCTGAATCTCGCCGCCATCTGCTGCTACACGGCCTCGGGCTCCACGGGACTTCGCGCCGCGCGCGAGCGGCCCCGCACGCCGATCATCGCGTTGTCGCCGATCGAGTCGACTGCCTGCCGCCTCTCCATCGTCTGGGGCCTGCACTGCGTCGTTTCCGAGGATGCCTATAACCTCGACGACATGGTCAACCGCGCCTGCTACATCGCCGCGCGCGAGGAATTCGCCCAGCCAGGCGATCGCATCATCATCACGGCTGGCGTGCCCCTGCGCACCCCAGGCGCGACCAACATGCTGCGCATCGCCTTTGTCGGCACGGGCAACGAGGGCCTGACCGGTATCGTCGAGGGCTGACAAGCGAGCCAGAGCGTTTTCGAGCGAAGTGGGTACCGGTTCGCGGGAAGGAAACGCGATCAAACAAGGAAATAGAGCCTTTCAGCGCTTCAACGAAGCGCTGAAAGGCTCTAGCGACGGTTTGAAGGACGTCGCGCCGGCTTCCGGCGCGACGCTCAGATCTCCTGTCCCTCGACCTTCGGCTTGAGCTCGTCGATCGTGTCCTTCACGTCGGGATCGATATAGGGATCGATCGCCAGCGCCTTCTCCAGAACGGCAAGCGCCTCCGCCTTGCGGTCGATATCGCGCAGGATCAGGCCAAGCCCCGCCAGAGCGCCGAAATGGCGCGGTTGCAGCGCCAGCACCTTTTCGAGGTCGGCGATTGCCTTGCCGTAATCATCCTGCAGATAAAAGATCGTCGCGCGGCGGTTCCAGCCTTCAGCATAGTCGGGCTTCAACACCGTCACGGCATCCAGAAAATCGAGCGCGCCGCCAAAATCCTTGGCAGCGAGTGATTCCGCCGACCATTGCATGAGGAGATCGACGGTATCGCTGCCCGATTCCAGCCAGCGGCGCTGGATCTCGGCTTCGGCGGCCTGGCCGGCCGCCTCGTCGCCGCGATCGGCAAGCGTCACAAAAAGCTGGTCCAGCGACTTCCCGGCAAGCGGCGAGGGCGAATCGGACCGGCTCTTTCCGGACCCGGCCAGCGGCGACGGCATGTCCTCGCCGGCGGAAAGCGCCGCAGACGGCGGCAAAAGGATCGATGCAGCGAAGAGGATAACGACAAAAACCCGCATGAAGACAGGCTAAGCCCTCATGCAGGTTGCGTCAAAGCCAAACGAAAGACCGACGAACTCAGCCCTGGCGGGCTTTGTACCGCGGGTTCGTCTTGTTGATGATATAGACACGGCCCTTGCGACGCACGAGCCGGTTGGCACGATGGCGGCCGAGCAGGGACTTCAGCGAGTTCTTGATCTTCATGGCGCGTTTGCTCGCGTGAAACTGTTCCGGGAACGAAACGAGCGCCCAAGGCGCCCGTTCGAAAATTCGGCCGGACCATAGGCAGCGCCTCCGCCGATGTCAACCGGATGACGAGTTTCGCATGTTCGCGCGGTGGATATCCATCTGAGACCGATTCCGGAACCATAGCG encodes:
- a CDS encoding DUF882 domain-containing protein; the protein is MNSKQRGRGWFSRQGVGLKVALASALFAGSVFISSISPEANAAAGDRALTLLYVHTNEQATIVFKRNGRYDPAALKQLNHLLRDWRKDQSTNMDPRLFDLIWEVYRQSGSRQPIHVVCGFRSPATNAMLRSRSRGVAQHSQHMLGKAMDFFIPDVPLAKLRAIGLRMQVGGVGFYPTSGSPFVHMDTGSVRHWPKMTREQLVRVFPDGKTLHVPSDGRPLPGYEQALAEYKARKSGGGEIMMASASPAKGKSWLSKLVGGGSDEAEDSLDGVPDVKAADAAAIAADTDAPVAKSAPKPAEATPEPETVVAEADIPLPRPSPIQRGADDTADAVSAETVVAEAVLPPIPRSSPIARPLVAMASASGDTAKRDLVAFAGPAAPKTAADAIADAVGSRNADGGPLMAYAPVDTSTPHIDASSGALVAGRAAGLRGSVTRTNGVAQARLVPVGYSMATLQLVMRSGSIRQADGAELVMPQPFALPEFFAAADEPTRSYFGRVAYNTKFRPDRSASAATPNGNMKVASN
- a CDS encoding DUF2312 domain-containing protein, producing the protein MSNDDVQGIAASQLKSIVERIERLEEEKKAIADDIKDVYGEAKGNGFDTKVLRTIIRLRKQDASEREEQDAILDLYKAALGMV
- a CDS encoding DUF1244 domain-containing protein; the protein is MTIPDDESLRTELEAAAFRRLLGHLAERSDVQNIDLMNLAGFCRNCLANWYRDAAEAKGIDIGKDEARELIYGMPYAEWQRRHQTAASPEALAAFAASPPRHG
- a CDS encoding N-formylglutamate amidohydrolase, with product MHDPSSAKAGVHDAYEVLPGDEAGGLILLCDHATNRLPAAYGSLGLPPDELERHIAYDIGAAALTRGLAERFGVPAVLSRFSRLLIDPNRGQDDPTLVMRLSDGAVIPGNARINAAERRRRIEEFYQPYDEAIGHLVDRSLASGHVPAILSIHSFTPIWRGTPRPWHAGILWDQDPRLARALIEGLASQGDLVVGDNEPYHGALKGDTLYRHATERGLSHALLEVRQDLIADLAGVREWVDRIAAVLAPLDLGSSPHGIDFFGSSTGPVARRG
- a CDS encoding DUF1036 domain-containing protein; the protein is MTGNVVTTRHAGSKQRRSHDPASFLANITIMRSTTPPPASPVSPMPKARPQIPSDRTLTGGNAKAHKALVCLNRLTIVSMRPTKLRTGPSLALALSVVFAVIVFFGSGSAFADLRLCNRTPNRVGVSIGYKDKKIWTTEGWWNIPVNSCETLVSGTLVSRYYYIYAVDYDHGGEWSGKYVMCTKDKMFTIQGTEDCVARGFNRSGFFEVDTGEQTTWTIQLNEPSQQGANTQ
- the pyk gene encoding pyruvate kinase codes for the protein MRRSRKVKILATLGPASSDKATIAALFKAGADVFRINMSHTAHEKLRELVSIIREVSKEVGRPIGILADLQGPKLRLGTFAEKAVEITVGQTFTLDSDPTPGTTGRVFLPHPEILEALEPGHRLLIDDGKVRLRVVSTDGKSALTTVEIGTKLSDRKGVSVPDSTIRTGALTEKDRADLDAALEAKVDWIALSFVQRPDDVAEVRKIAAGRAGIMSKIEKPQAVQRLAEIIEISDALMVARGDLGVEMPLEQVPGIQKQITRACRRAGKPVVVATQMLESMITAPVPTRAEVSDVATAVYEGADAVMLSAESAAGAFPIEAVETMDRIATEVERDVNHRNIMHAQRTEPEATGADAISAAARQIAETLNLAAICCYTASGSTGLRAARERPRTPIIALSPIESTACRLSIVWGLHCVVSEDAYNLDDMVNRACYIAAREEFAQPGDRIIITAGVPLRTPGATNMLRIAFVGTGNEGLTGIVEG
- a CDS encoding tetratricopeptide repeat protein, with the translated sequence MRVFVVILFAASILLPPSAALSAGEDMPSPLAGSGKSRSDSPSPLAGKSLDQLFVTLADRGDEAAGQAAEAEIQRRWLESGSDTVDLLMQWSAESLAAKDFGGALDFLDAVTVLKPDYAEGWNRRATIFYLQDDYGKAIADLEKVLALQPRHFGALAGLGLILRDIDRKAEALAVLEKALAIDPYIDPDVKDTIDELKPKVEGQEI
- the ykgO gene encoding type B 50S ribosomal protein L36 — protein: MKIKNSLKSLLGRHRANRLVRRKGRVYIINKTNPRYKARQG